Proteins from a single region of Candidatus Campbellbacteria bacterium:
- a CDS encoding ABC transporter ATP-binding protein, protein METILKAKKIIKTYHDGDKITPVLKGIDLSFPRGSFFSITGKSGTGKSTLLYSLSLLDNPTSGEIFLGKDNIPANTLSTKKRVRYRLENFGFVFQYYALIPEMLAWENVAVPMLMLGESKDVAKERAIEVLKRLGLGERFDHLPSQLSGGESQRVSIARSIAHKPKILFADEPTANLDTERSKQVIDIFKELNEEGQSIVMVTHEEEYAREAKKMIVIQDGKIIKEEELRK, encoded by the coding sequence ATGGAAACAATACTCAAAGCAAAAAAAATAATAAAAACTTATCACGACGGCGACAAAATCACACCCGTCTTAAAGGGCATTGACCTGTCATTTCCAAGAGGATCTTTTTTCTCAATAACAGGAAAGTCAGGAACAGGAAAAAGCACCCTCTTATACAGCCTAAGCCTTTTAGACAACCCAACCTCTGGTGAAATATTTTTGGGAAAAGACAACATCCCTGCAAACACACTCTCAACCAAGAAAAGAGTCAGATATCGCCTTGAAAACTTTGGCTTTGTCTTTCAGTATTACGCCCTTATACCAGAGATGCTCGCTTGGGAAAATGTTGCCGTTCCGATGCTCATGCTCGGAGAATCAAAAGATGTCGCCAAAGAACGCGCAATAGAAGTTCTCAAGCGACTTGGCTTGGGAGAACGGTTTGACCATCTCCCATCTCAACTCTCCGGCGGCGAAAGCCAAAGAGTTTCAATCGCCCGCTCAATAGCACACAAACCTAAAATCTTGTTTGCAGACGAACCAACAGCAAATCTTGACACAGAAAGATCAAAACAGGTCATAGACATATTCAAAGAACTCAACGAGGAAGGGCAGTCCATCGTCATGGTTACACACGAGGAAGAATACGCGCGAGAAGCAAAAAAAATGATAGTCATTCAAGACGGCAAAATAATAAAAGAAGAGGAGCTGAGAAAATGA
- a CDS encoding nucleoside triphosphate pyrophosphohydrolase family protein: protein MKKTFKEYEDFTETTARYDRSDSLREAAYLTLGLTSEAGEVADKLKKFIRDQKGKDIEQMSEDQKKEIAKELGDVLWYTARLSIRFGSSLEEVANKNIEKLQSRKDRSKLHGSGDNR from the coding sequence ATGAAAAAAACTTTCAAAGAATACGAAGATTTTACAGAAACAACCGCAAGATATGACAGGTCTGACAGCCTAAGAGAAGCCGCTTATCTGACACTCGGACTGACCAGCGAAGCAGGCGAAGTAGCAGATAAATTAAAAAAATTTATTCGCGACCAAAAGGGAAAAGACATAGAACAAATGAGCGAAGACCAGAAAAAAGAGATAGCAAAAGAACTGGGTGATGTTCTTTGGTACACCGCCCGCCTCTCCATAAGGTTTGGTTCATCGCTTGAAGAAGTCGCAAACAAAAATATTGAAAAATTACAATCCAGAAAAGACAGAAGCAAATTACATGGATCTGGGGATAACAGATAA